CATGTCCCGACCTCATCGTCATAAGCGACTAATGTAAACCAAGCGACAACCATCGATCTTCGAAGGAGAAGACTTCACAGATTGGGGCTTCTTCCGTCGGCGATCGTCTTCACTTCCTCTCCAAATCGCTTCCGTCTTCTCCAGGCACCCTGAAAATTCCCCATGGCGACGGCGCTTGTCGGCGGAGCATTTCTCTCCGCTTTCCTCCAGGTGCTCTTCGACCGGATGGCCTCCCGCGAGGTCGTCGACTTCTTCCGGTCACGCAAGCTCGGCAAGGGGAGGCTGCTGCAGAAGCTGGAGGTCGCCCTCCTGTCCGCGAACGCCGTGCTGGACGACGCGGATGAGAAGCAGATGACCAACGACTCCGTCAGGAAGTGGCTCGACGAGCTCAAGGACGCCGTGTACGACGCCGACGACCTGTTCGACGAGATCGCCGCCGAGGATCTGGAGCGAGAAGCCGGGTCCGACCCTCGGGCCCTCGCTTGTAAGGTCTGCAGCTTCGCTTCGGACGCTTGTGCGAGTGGACTAGGAGATAAGTTAGAGAAGGTTCTGGAGAGATTGGAGAGCGTGGTGAAGCAGAGAGAAGTGCTGGGCCTAAGGGAAGGTATTCGCGAGAGGACGCCTAGAGCTTTGCCGACCACTTCGTTGGTCGAGGAATCGGGCGTCTTCGGGAGGGAGAAGGACAGGGAGGCGGTGATCGAGTTGCTCTTGTCGGATCGGGGTGAAAAGAACACCAGCGTGATGGCCATAGTTGGGATGGGTGGTGTTGGTAAGACCACGTTGTCCCAGCTCGTGTTCAACGATAGTGCGGTGAAGGGGAGTTTCGAGTTGAGGTCGTGGGTTTGCGTGTCCCACCAATTCGACATCTGCAAGCTGACGGCGACGGCTCTCGAGGAATTCTCCTCTTCCAAGAAGGAGACGGAAAATCTCAACCAGCTTCAGCTCCAACTGAAGAACTTCTTGACAGGGAAGAAATTCCTATTGCTGTTGGATGATGTTTGGAATGAGGACTCAAATATTTGGAATGCGTTCCTAGTTCCTTTTAGCTATGGAGCAAGAGGCAGCAAAATCATCGTGACACCAAGAAATGAGGGCGTCGCATTGGTTGCTCGTGCCTTCTCGACATACTATTTACAGAAGTTACAAGACAAGGAATGTTGGGACTTGTTCGCACAACATGCATTTGAAGAGCATAACTTCGAGGCGCACATGAGACTTGAAGATATTGGGCAAAGAATTGTTAAGAGATGTGATGGATTGCCTCTTGCACTGAAGACTATAGGTAGCTTGTTACGCTATGAGTCTGATATCAGGAAGTGGGAAATAATTGCAGAGAGTGATATTTGGGATTTGGCACCTGGAAAGAATGAAATTCTCCCTGCGTTGTTGTTAAGTTATCATTACCTTCCTCCACAACTGAAGCAATGTTTTTCCTACTGTTCAATCTTCCCAAAGGATTGTAGATATGAGAAGGACCAACTGATCTTACTTTGGATTGGTGAGGGCTTGATAAAACAACCTAAGGACAGCAGGACATTAGAGGAAGTAGGTGATCAGTGCTTCTGTGATCTAGTGTCTAGATCTTTGCTTCATAGAGTAAGCAACGTTGAATCAAGTTTCTGGATGCATGAACTGGTCAATGACTTAGCAAGATATGTAGCTGGTCGATCTTTTTATAGCTTGGACAGAGTCAATTCCCACCAGGTGTCCTCAAGCACTCGCCATTTGTCATTTGTAAGAACTCGATATGATGTCGCTTCTAGATTCGGAGTGTTAGCCGGGGCAATGAATTTGCGTACTTTCCTGCCACTAAACGTGGATCACGTGACATCTAACGCGTACTTTTTCTTGACTGATGAGGTACTGCATGTTCTGTTGCCGACCTTGAGTCGGTTAAGGGTGCTATCTTTGTCTCATTATCAGAAACTCTCTATGTTGCCCAGTTCAGTTGGATGTTTGAAGCATCTGCGCTATTTGAATCTCTCTTATAATAGAAGTCTAGCCAGATTGCCTGATTCAATTACTGCTCTATACAACTTGCAAACCTTAATTCTTGCTTACTGTCAGTCTCTCATTGAGTTACCAAGAAACATGGGTAGCCTAACCTGTCTGCGTCATCTTGATATAAGGGAGACATTCCTGAAGAGAATACCGTTGGGGATGAGCAAACTGAAGAATTTGCAGACATTAACTAATTTCGTGGTGGCTGAAAACGGTGGGACCAGGGTTAGGGAACTAGGGGAGCTTGGGAATCTTATGGGTACACTCTCCATATAGGGTTTGCAGAATGTTGATAGTTACCAAGATGCAGAGATAGTCGATTTGCAGGGAAAAAGGTACTTGAAAAAGTTAGTACTGGAATGGGGTTCTGATAAAAATATTATGCAGCAAAATTGCTTAAATGTATTGGACAAGCTGCAACCTCATTGGAACTTGACAGAGCTTATCATTATATCCTATAGTGGTAAGTCGTTCTCTGATTGGCTAGGACATGGTTCATTCTCTAATATGTCAGTCATGCGTCTTGAATCTTGCAAGCACTGTGTGTCGTTGCCTCCTTTAGGACAGCTACCATCTCTAGAGAAGTTGATAATCAAAGGATTTGATGGAGTTACAAGTGTGGGTACTGAATTCAATGGTAGTAACTGTATACCTTTTCAGTCACTTAAGTACTTGGAATTTGCTGACATGTGCAGTTGGAAAGAGTGGGCTTCTTTTGCAATAGAGACGGGTGGTCTTGCCTTTGCACATCTGCATGAGCTTTGTATTAGAAATTGCCCCGAGTTGAGTGGAGGTTTGCCCAACCATCTCCCTTCTCTATCAGCCTTGTCCATTGAAAAGTGTCCACAGCTAACGTCTTCTCTACCATTTGCACCACTTCTTCGTAAGATCAATTTGGATGATTGTGGAAAGGTTTCTGGAGTTGAGCCTCTCCTAAATGGCACTGAGTTACGAGATATGGAAATCAAGAATCTTTCAACCCTTCCCTTGAGGTTTCTTCCTCCTACCATGATAAGACTCAATCTTGAAGACAGTCATGAAATAGAGTTGCCAATACATAGATGCCATGAATCTCTCCAATATCTAAACTTGAAGCAGAGCTGCGATTCACTTATATCCATTCCTCTGGAAATTTTCCCCTCACTTAAGAATATTCAGTTAGTGGAGATTCAAAAATTGGAACATCTTTCAAATTCAGACAGTTCTCCACTTCTTCTCCATTCGATGAACATTAGTGATTGCCTTGAATTTAGATCTTTCCCTGCGGGAGGATTGGTTGCCCCACGCCTCACTTCATTAGAGTTGAATGATTGTCATCATCTAAAGTATCTGCCAGAAAACATGCATGCTCTCCTTCCTTCGCTTCGGTCACTGAAAATATCCTCATGTCCACAACTCGAGTCATTTCCCGAGCAGGGTTTGCCCTCCAAGTTGGTTGCGCTTTCACTCTCTAATTGTGACAAGCTCAT
This region of Eucalyptus grandis isolate ANBG69807.140 chromosome 8, ASM1654582v1, whole genome shotgun sequence genomic DNA includes:
- the LOC104416393 gene encoding putative disease resistance RPP13-like protein 1, with the translated sequence MATALVGGAFLSAFLQVLFDRMASREVVDFFRSRKLGKGRLLQKLEVALLSANAVLDDADEKQMTNDSVRKWLDELKDAVYDADDLFDEIAAEDLEREAGSDPRALACKVCSFASDACASGLGDKLEKVLERLESVVKQREVLGLREGIRERTPRALPTTSLVEESGVFGREKDREAVIELLLSDRGEKNTSVMAIVGMGGVGKTTLSQLVFNDSAVKGSFELRSWVCVSHQFDICKLTATALEEFSSSKKETENLNQLQLQLKNFLTGKKFLLLLDDVWNEDSNIWNAFLVPFSYGARGSKIIVTPRNEGVALVARAFSTYYLQKLQDKECWDLFAQHAFEEHNFEAHMRLEDIGQRIVKRCDGLPLALKTIGSLLRYESDIRKWEIIAESDIWDLAPGKNEILPALLLSYHYLPPQLKQCFSYCSIFPKDCRYEKDQLILLWIGEGLIKQPKDSRTLEEVGDQCFCDLVSRSLLHRVSNVESSFWMHELVNDLARYVAGRSFYSLDRVNSHQVSSSTRHLSFVRTRYDVASRFGVLAGAMNLRTFLPLNVDHVTSNAYFFLTDEVLHVLLPTLSRLRVLSLSHYQKLSMLPSSVGCLKHLRYLNLSYNRSLARLPDSITALYNLQTLILAYCQSLIELPRNMGSLTCLRHLDIRETFLKRIPLGMSKLKNLQTLTNFVVAENGGTRVRELGELGNLMGTLSI